The following proteins are co-located in the Choristoneura fumiferana chromosome 23, NRCan_CFum_1, whole genome shotgun sequence genome:
- the Cdk5alpha gene encoding cdk5 activator-like protein, producing MRGPSTRAGLMGTVLSFSPRERRLPAAAPPPDRAALAYSYERLNNAKNRENREAPRDERRATLDDAAKIISEKTALEKNLKKHSLFINALSWKRFSTANNNKKKLECKTKSVTTFRAPLTDNAPLDRNKNVSVQGPLYARPVPAPAPPPPPAEVARANALNNNVCYSEKLPPSAVGPAVAPRKTVIQASTSELLKCLGLFLHTRCHRLRDFQAGDAVMWLRTVDRSLLLQGWQDVAFINPANVVFVYMLVRELVDGERIGRPQELQAVVLTCLYLSYSYMGNEISYPLKPFLVEDSKDKFWDRCLLIVDRLSFNMLRINSEPGFFTEVFTELKACGAVDSPPPPAPTQPAPAPPHALTAA from the exons ATGCGGGGTCCTAGCACGCGCGCGGGCCTCATGGGCACCGTGCTCAGCTTCAGCCCGCGCGAGCGGCGCCTGCCCGCCGCGGCGCCGCCGCCCGACCGAGCCGCGCTCGCCTACTCCTACGAACGACTCAACAACGCCAAGAACCGCGAGAACAGAGAGGCGCCGCGCGACGAGCGCCGCGCCACCCTCGACGACGCCGCCAAGATCATCTCCGAGAAAACGGCGCTCGAAAAGAACCTCAAAAAGCACTCGCTGTTCATAAACGCCTTATCGTGGAAGAGGTTCTCGACCGCGAATAACAACAAGAAGAAGTTGGAATGCAAGACGAAGAGCGTGACGACGTTCAGGGCGCCGCTGACGGACAACGCGCCGCTCGACCGCAACAAGAATGTGAGCGTGCAGGGCCCGCTGTACGCGCGGCCcgtgcccgcgcccgcgccgccgccgccgcccgctgAGGTCGCGCGCGCCAACGCGCTCAACAACAATGTCTGCTACTCGGAGAAGCTGCCGCCGTCGGCCGTGGGGCCCGCCGTGGCGCCGCGGAAGACCGTCATCCAGGCGTCCACCTCCGAGCTGCTCAAGTGCCTGGGGCTGTTCCTGCACACGCGCTGCCACCGGCTGCGAGACTTCCAGGCGGGAGACGCGGTTATGTGGCTGCGGACCGTGGACAGATCGCTGCTGTTGCAGGGCTGGCAG GACGTGGCGTTCATCAACCCGGCGAACGTGGTGTTCGTGTACATGCTGGTCCGCGAGCTGGTGGACGGTGAGCGCATCGGCCGCCCCCAGGAGCTGCAGGCCGTCGTGCTCACCTGTCTCTACCTCTCCTATTCTTACATGGGCAACGAGATCTCCTACCCTCTCAAACCATTCCTCGTAGAAGACTCCAAAGACAAATTCTGGGACCGCTGCCTCCTCATCGTCGACCGTCTCTCCTTCAACATGCTTCGGATCAACTCCGAGCCCGGCTTCTTCACTGAAGTGTTCACGGAACTGAAGGCGTGCGGCGCCGTCGACAGCCCCCCGCCTCCCGCGCCCACGCAACCCGCCCCTGCCCCCCCTCACGCCCTTACGGCTGCCTGA